CGAGCTGGAACGGGCGCCGTCCCGCTTCTTCTTCGGCGACAGTACCGAGGGCTACGAGTTCCAATGAACGGGGCAACCGGGATCGGGCGGCGCCGCGCCCTCGGCCTGTTCGGGACAGCCGGCCTGTGGGCGGCCGGCGGCTGCACCCTGCCCGGCGATTCGCCGCCGCCGCAGCTCTACACCCTGTCGCCCAAGAGCACCTTTGCGCCCGACCTGCCGCTGATCACCGCCCAGATGATCGTCGACGAACCCTTCGCGGCGGCCGGCCTCGACACCGCCCGCATCGCGCTGGCGCAGGACGCCTACCGGTTGGAGTATTTCGCCGAATCGGCGTGGAGCGACCGGGCGCCGTCGATGGTGCAGACGCTGATCGTCGAGTCATTCGAGAACAGCGGGCGCATCGTCGCCATCGCCCGCGAGAGCACCGACCTGCGTCCCGACTTCATCCTGAAGACCGAGCTGCGCGAGTTCCAGGCCCAGCTGCACGGCGAGAACGAGCCGCCCAGCGTGTGGGTGCAGATCAACGCCAAGCTGGTGAAGATGCCGGAGCGCCTGATTTTCGCCAACAATACGTTCGAAGCTAGCCAATATGCTGCGACCCGCGACCTGGAGGCTGTCGTCACGGCGTTCGACGTGGCGCTGGGCAGCGTGCTGAAGGACCTGATCGAATGGACATTGCGAACCCTGCCGCGCACCGGCGCGAACGGCGGCCTCGCGCCGGCACGCTCGTGACCGCCCCGCGCCGGACCTGGCGCGCGGCCTGGCTGGGCGCGGCCGCGGCGCTGGCGCTCGCCTGGTCGGCGCCCGGCGCACGTGCCGACATCATGGAAGGCTGGACCGCCTACGACCTCGGCGACTATGCCCGCGCGCTTGAGATTTTCGGCGCCGACGCCGCGGCCGGGGATCCGGAGGGCCAGTACGCGCTGGGCTGGATGTATGCCAACGGCCTCGGCACCGGCCAGGACTATGCCGCCGCGCTGCGCTGGTACGAGAAGGCCGCGCGCCAGGGTCATGTCGAGGCGCAGAACAGCGCCGGTTTCATTCACGACCTCGGCCTCGCTGGCCGCGCCGACACCGACATGGCGGAATACTGGTACGGCGAGGCGGCGGCGCAGGGCAGCATCGTCGCCCAGAACAATCTGGCCTATCGCTGGAGCCTGGACGGCCGCAACCTCGAGCAGGCGCTGGAACTGATCCGCAACGTGGTGCGCAGCGATCCGTCCAATTCGGCCTATCTCGACACCCTCGGCTGGGTTCTCTACCAGCTCGACCGGTTCCAGGACGCGATTCCGCCGCTGTGCGAGGCGGTGAAGCTGGAGCCCGGCCACCCGGAACTGCGCGTCCACCTGGGCGACGCCTATTTCCAGGTGAGCCGCGACCTCGATGCCAACTACCAGTGGAACCGCGCGCTGCGGCTGCTGAGCGAGCCGGAGGCGCTGAGCGAGGACGGCCGGCTGTTCGTGCGCACCCGGCCGCCGTCCTGGCGCCAGTCGCTGGAGCAGCGTCTCGCCGACGGGCTGACCCGCCGCGACGACCTGTCGCCGGCCGACGCACCGCCGTCGGCGGTGGAGCGCAGTTTCGTGGACGAATGCGCGGTGCCGACAAGCTGAGCCGCCGAGTCTGGCCGCTCCGCGGCACGGCAGTGCGTCCATTTGCGCACTGCAACCCCGGCCGGCGTTGGCCACTCTCTAGCCCGAGCGCCGAAGGGCGGCAGCGACCGGGGCGCGATCGCCCGACCGTACGCGCCGTCCGACGCATCGCCGTGACCCGACGGAGAAGGCCCCGTGCCACCGTTCGCCATGTCGCCGATCGCTGCCATCACGGTCCTGGCCGCCGCCGCGGCCGTCGCGGTGGTGGCGGCGATGCAGACCGGCGAGAGCGGGCGCATCACCGTGCGCGAGCCGCGCGCCGTGCCGATCGTCGGTGCGCCGAACGATGCCGCCCTGTTCATGACCATCGTCAACGACGGCGGCGACGACCGGCTGGTCGGCCTGCGGCTGCGGGTCGCCGACGCGGCGGTGCTGGTCGACGCCGCGTCGCAGCCGCAGCCGGAGCTGGACCTGCCCGGCCACAGCGCCGTCGCGCTCGCGCCCGGCCAGCTTCACGTGGTGGTCGAGAATGTGGACTGGAGCCGGCTCGACGGCGGCTCGATTCCGCTCTCGCTGCTGTTCGAGGAAGCCGAGGGCATCACCGTGCCGGTTCCGGTGGAGGGCCTGCCGGCCGACCGATGAGCCGGCCTTCAAACGCGAACGGCACAGCCGTCGGGCTGCGCCGTCGCCACTTCCGGATCGGGCCCGGCCGGGCGGTCAGGCCGCTTCCAGCACGCGCTCCAGCTTGGTGATCGCCGCCGGCTCGTCGATGTCCTCGACCGCCGCCAGCTCGCGCACCAGACGGTCCAGCGCCTCCTGATAGATCTGCCGCTCGCTGTACGACTGGTCCGGCTGGTTCGACGAGCGGTGCAGGTCGCGCACCACCTCGGCGATCGAGACCGGGTCGCCCGAGTTGATCTTCGCCTCGTATTCCTGGGCGCGGCGGCTCCACATCGTACGCTTCGCCCGCGCCCGCCCGGTCAGGGTCTTCAGCGCCGCATCCATCCGGTCGCGGCTGGACAGCGCGCGCAGACCCGAGGTGCTCACCTTGTTGATCGGGACGCGCAGCGTCATCCGGTCCTTTTCGAAATGAACGACCAGCACACGCAGTTCGTGCCCTGCAATCTGCTGTGACTCGATCGCCTCTATCCGACCCACGCCATGGGTCGGATAGACCACCATCTCGCCGGGCTTGAACTCACTGCCGTCCGCCATCTTGTCTTCCTTCTTCAACCGTGCACGCTTGGCGACCGAAAAGCCCACGGGTCACGCGCTCGCTCCGCGCAAACGGCGCAGCGCGGGGACCGTTGGCCATCCGGGTCGCTTCGGCGACCCCACTCACTCCAGAAACTACGGCGCCGTGCTCAACGTCGTTTGCTGTGCTCTACCTAACTGACGTTGGAAAACCGACGCACCGAGAGCCATGAATTCCAACCATTCATGCTGTAGTGAAGCATAGCACAGGTTGGCGCAATTTCCTAGTCTCTCTTGATTTGGTTAACACTGCCGCGGAGTCAACGGCTGCCGCCGCACCGCCGTCGCGCCGGTCAATCGCCTGTGCCGGGATTCGTGCTGAACTGGCTCTCCTTGCCCGCCACGCCCTTCCATTCGTCGGCGTCGGCCGGCGACGGCTTCTTTCGCGTGATGTTGGGCCAGGACTCCGCGAAGGTCCGGTTCAGTTCCAGCCACTTGTCCAGGCCCGGCTCGGTATCGGGCAGGATGGCCTCGGCCGGGCATTCCGGCTCGCACACGCCGCAGTCGATGCATTCGTCGGGGTGGATGACGAGCATGTTCTCGCCTTCATAGAAACAGTCCACCGGGCAGACCTCGACGCAGTCCATGTACTTGCACCGGATGCACCCTTCCACCACCACATAGGTCATCGCGTCGTCCTTCTTCGCTGCGCATCGGCACGATCCCCGCCGGTCAACGGCCGGTCCCGGAGCGTTGCCCCAGCGCGTCGTTATGTCCGTGTCCGCGCCGCATCGGCCGATGCCAGCGCACGTTGGCGGGCCAAACCGCTATCCTTATCCGTAACGTAGAGCAAGCCGGCGATGCGCCGCATCAGGTTTGCTTCGCGATCGTGGACGACGCCGTCGGCGCAGACCACCTGCCACAGCATCTCCATCACCCGCAGCCGTTCCGCATCGTCATAGGCCTGCTTGATCTCGGCGGTGAAGCGCTGGAAATGGGTGGCGTCCTGCGCCTCGCGCTCCGCCTCGGCCAGCAGGGCGGCGGCCTCGTCAGCCGGCAGCGCGAAGCGCGCCGCCACGGCGTCCGCGATCACCGCCCGCTCCGTCGCGTCGATCCGGTCGTCCATCTGGGCGGCCATGAACAGCAGCGCGGCAACCGAACGGCGCAGTTCGGCCTCGCCGCCGGCCTCGCCGCGCTGGTCCGGCCGCGCCGCCAGCAAGGATTTCAGCCTACCGATCATCCCCTGCAGCGCCCCTGGCATTGGGCCCGGGCGTCCAGGGAATCTGGGCATGCGGACCGATTTGGCAAGGCCATGGGCCAAGCGGGCGCGCGGCGCGCGGCGCGCGGAGGCTCAGTCGTCATCCTGCAACCGGTCGATCTGGCGTCGCTCGCGCTTGGTCGGACGGCCGCTGCCGCGGTCCCGCAGCGCCACAGCCGGGGCGCGCGGCATGCGCGGCTGCTCGCTGGGCGGCGCCAGGTCGCGGTAGAGGGCCTGCGCCTCGCTGGCGGGTCCGCGCCGGCTGCCGAGGGCCGCAATCTCGATCACGCGCACATAGGGTCCCTGGGCGAAGGTCAGCACGTCGCCGGGCTTGACCGCGGCATTGGCCTTGCCGGCCGGCGTGCCGTTGATGCGGATGCCGCCGGCGTTGCATGCGCCCGAGGCCAGCGTCCGGCTCTTGAAGAAGCGGGCGTACCACAGCCATTTGTCCAGCCGCAGCCGGCCGGCCGCGTCGTCCCCCGCCATCAGCCGCCGGTCATGCTCTGCTTCAGCGCCTGCAGGACGGCGAACGGCGAATCCGGATCGAAGGCCGGCTCGCGCCGCGTCGGCCCCTGCCGGCCGCCGCCCTGCGGCCTGCGGTCCTTGTCCTTCGGCTTCGGACCGCCCTTGCGCGGCTTGTCGTGACGGGTGCGCGCCGGCCGGTCCTGCCGGTCGCCGTCCGGCCGCGCCGCCGCACCGTCGGCGACGGCCTCGCCGTCCGGCCGGGGCCCGCGACCGCGGCGACGGCCGGGCCGCGTCCGCTCACCCTCCGTCTGCTGGCCGCGCGGCCGGTCGTCGTCGCGCCGCGCCCGGCCGGGGACATAGTGCGCGCCATCGCCGTCCTGGACCTGGCGAAAGCCGAGCACGGCCAGCACCTCGCGCACCTCGGCCAGGGTCAGGTCCGCATAGGCCGCCAGCTGCGGCGACGCGGTCAGGCGCCCGCGGCGCAGGGCGGACGCGGCGGCATCGGCGAGCCGGTCGAACAGCCAGATCGGGATCGCCCGGCGCGCCACCCGGACATAGCCGGTGGCCGGATAGAAGCCCTCGGGCGCCGCCGGATCGACCGGCACGCTGCGGCCGCGGCGCGCCGGCAGGTTGGGCATGGGCTTGTCGTTGTGCAGGCACCACAGCAGCGCGCGCAGGCGCACCGCTTCCGGCCGCGCCAGCGCCGGCACGCTGAGCGCATAGCGGCCGAAGTTGACGCCCAGGCCGCGCAGCGCCTTGCGTTCGGTGCCGAGCCCGTCGAGATGGCCGCGCACCTGAGCGCGCGGCACGGTGCCGAGCCCGTCGACCAGCTGGAAGGCGAGACCGCGGGCATGGGCACCGAGCTCCGCCTCGCGCAGCGCGAACAGCGCGCCGAGGCGACTGCGCAGATGGCCTTCGGTCCAGGCCTTCAGCCGCGCCACCAGCCGGTCGCGATCCGCCGGCTCCAGCGAATCGCCGCCGGTCAGCTGCACCGCCGGCGACAGCACCTCGCGATCGCCCTTCAGCCGTGCGATCTCGCTGCCGTCCCAGCGCAGGGCGCCGTCGCCGCCCAGCCGGAACGCGTCGTCGGCGGCGCCGACGATGCCGTCGACCCAGCCCGGCATGCCTTCGCGCAGGGCGCGCCGCACCCCGCGCGCCAGCGCGGTGTCGCCGTAGCCGGCGGTACGCCGCCTGAGGCCGTCCGGATCGAGCCCGCTGTCCGGGTCGGGAGTGAAGCCGAGACCTGCCATCACGCCAATCCTCTCGTCTCCGACCCAGACCGCGCCGTCGCGCAGCCGGGCCACCACCTCTTCCTCATGCTTACGCCGTCGCCGCCCCGCCGTCACGGCATAGGGATCGACGAACTGGTCGGTCAGCCGGTCGTGCAGCGCGTCCGACAGCAGATCCTCGATGCCCCGCGTCCGCTCCTGCCAGTGTACCGCATCCGCCATCCATTCGCCGTGATGGGCAAGATAGGTCCAGGTGCGGATGCGTGCGATGCGTTCCAGCAGCGCGCCGATGTCCCCCTCAACCCGCTCCAGCCGGGCCACGTGGTTGGCCACCCAGTCCACCGGCAGC
This is a stretch of genomic DNA from Alphaproteobacteria bacterium. It encodes these proteins:
- a CDS encoding ABC-type transport auxiliary lipoprotein family protein, whose protein sequence is MNGATGIGRRRALGLFGTAGLWAAGGCTLPGDSPPPQLYTLSPKSTFAPDLPLITAQMIVDEPFAAAGLDTARIALAQDAYRLEYFAESAWSDRAPSMVQTLIVESFENSGRIVAIARESTDLRPDFILKTELREFQAQLHGENEPPSVWVQINAKLVKMPERLIFANNTFEASQYAATRDLEAVVTAFDVALGSVLKDLIEWTLRTLPRTGANGGLAPARS
- a CDS encoding tetratricopeptide repeat protein — its product is MTAPRRTWRAAWLGAAAALALAWSAPGARADIMEGWTAYDLGDYARALEIFGADAAAGDPEGQYALGWMYANGLGTGQDYAAALRWYEKAARQGHVEAQNSAGFIHDLGLAGRADTDMAEYWYGEAAAQGSIVAQNNLAYRWSLDGRNLEQALELIRNVVRSDPSNSAYLDTLGWVLYQLDRFQDAIPPLCEAVKLEPGHPELRVHLGDAYFQVSRDLDANYQWNRALRLLSEPEALSEDGRLFVRTRPPSWRQSLEQRLADGLTRRDDLSPADAPPSAVERSFVDECAVPTS
- a CDS encoding copper chaperone PCu(A)C codes for the protein MPPFAMSPIAAITVLAAAAAVAVVAAMQTGESGRITVREPRAVPIVGAPNDAALFMTIVNDGGDDRLVGLRLRVADAAVLVDAASQPQPELDLPGHSAVALAPGQLHVVVENVDWSRLDGGSIPLSLLFEEAEGITVPVPVEGLPADR
- a CDS encoding CarD family transcriptional regulator, producing MADGSEFKPGEMVVYPTHGVGRIEAIESQQIAGHELRVLVVHFEKDRMTLRVPINKVSTSGLRALSSRDRMDAALKTLTGRARAKRTMWSRRAQEYEAKINSGDPVSIAEVVRDLHRSSNQPDQSYSERQIYQEALDRLVRELAAVEDIDEPAAITKLERVLEAA
- a CDS encoding ferredoxin family protein, coding for MTYVVVEGCIRCKYMDCVEVCPVDCFYEGENMLVIHPDECIDCGVCEPECPAEAILPDTEPGLDKWLELNRTFAESWPNITRKKPSPADADEWKGVAGKESQFSTNPGTGD
- a CDS encoding TerB family tellurite resistance protein; translated protein: MIGRLKSLLAARPDQRGEAGGEAELRRSVAALLFMAAQMDDRIDATERAVIADAVAARFALPADEAAALLAEAEREAQDATHFQRFTAEIKQAYDDAERLRVMEMLWQVVCADGVVHDREANLMRRIAGLLYVTDKDSGLARQRALASADAARTRT
- a CDS encoding RNA-binding S4 domain-containing protein; translation: MAGDDAAGRLRLDKWLWYARFFKSRTLASGACNAGGIRINGTPAGKANAAVKPGDVLTFAQGPYVRVIEIAALGSRRGPASEAQALYRDLAPPSEQPRMPRAPAVALRDRGSGRPTKRERRQIDRLQDDD
- a CDS encoding helicase-related protein — its product is MIAVLGPTNTGKTHFAVERMLAHASGMIGFPLRLLAREIFDRVVAERGPRVTALITGEEKIIPEDPRYFICTVEAMPLSRQTEFLAIDEVQLAADPDRGHVFTQRILGARGIAETVLLGSQTAEGLIRRLLPHVEIRTRPRLSRLSYAGPRKLSRLPPRTAVVAFSAEDVHDIAVALRRRRGGCAIVMGALSPRTRNAQVALYQSGDVDFLVATDAIGMGLNMDIDHVAFASLAKFDGRQNRRLTDAEIGQIAGRAGRYMRDGTFGVTEPLTGFDQPLIEALEGHDFPPLRALQWRNGRPDTRTLGALLRSLDDPPPDPALLPTRDAEDHLVLKALAEQPEIVDRAKDPDGVALLWEACQTPDFAQVGSGSHARLIARIFVHLRDDGVLPVDWVANHVARLERVEGDIGALLERIARIRTWTYLAHHGEWMADAVHWQERTRGIEDLLSDALHDRLTDQFVDPYAVTAGRRRRKHEEEVVARLRDGAVWVGDERIGVMAGLGFTPDPDSGLDPDGLRRRTAGYGDTALARGVRRALREGMPGWVDGIVGAADDAFRLGGDGALRWDGSEIARLKGDREVLSPAVQLTGGDSLEPADRDRLVARLKAWTEGHLRSRLGALFALREAELGAHARGLAFQLVDGLGTVPRAQVRGHLDGLGTERKALRGLGVNFGRYALSVPALARPEAVRLRALLWCLHNDKPMPNLPARRGRSVPVDPAAPEGFYPATGYVRVARRAIPIWLFDRLADAAASALRRGRLTASPQLAAYADLTLAEVREVLAVLGFRQVQDGDGAHYVPGRARRDDDRPRGQQTEGERTRPGRRRGRGPRPDGEAVADGAAARPDGDRQDRPARTRHDKPRKGGPKPKDKDRRPQGGGRQGPTRREPAFDPDSPFAVLQALKQSMTGG